Proteins encoded together in one Pseudomonas sp. ADAK13 window:
- a CDS encoding OprD family porin gives MKKSTLALAVALGAIAQQAGAAGFIDDSKITLGVRNFYINTDNRDLKPSATSNTRSKNAEWGQGFDLRFISGFTQGTVGFGLDAIGLYGVRLDSSRADHGNYTGTASGGTVFPSDGNKAVHDFASLGVTGKVKISQTVLKIGTLQPNNPVIKTNDGRLLPQTFQGGEISSNEFKDLTLTAGQIEHSKGRNSSNNEGLSLAGANGSSNYDAGNFVNKFYYAGADYKINKDLTASYYFGELKDFYSQNFLGLVHNWAIGPGVLKSDLRYYRSRDNGANGDTAGYYTSGYYSDHPTNATKVKGKVDNDLYSYLALYSVAGHTFGAGYQYTKGDSDFPWLNQGDGSSNSTITDMQIQKFARAGERTWQARYAYDFAKIGVPGLTAGVVYLKGSNIDTTVGERNEWERDLTLAYVVPEGPLKNLGVAWKNAMWRTDLANTRSQDENRVILSYTYAFK, from the coding sequence ATGAAGAAGTCAACATTGGCGTTGGCCGTAGCTTTGGGGGCAATCGCTCAACAAGCAGGCGCCGCAGGTTTCATCGATGACAGCAAGATCACGCTGGGCGTACGTAACTTTTACATCAACACCGACAACCGCGATCTGAAGCCATCGGCTACCTCGAACACCCGCAGCAAAAACGCTGAATGGGGTCAGGGTTTCGACCTGCGTTTCATCTCGGGTTTCACCCAAGGTACTGTGGGCTTCGGTCTTGACGCCATCGGCCTGTACGGCGTACGTCTGGATTCCAGCCGCGCTGATCACGGTAACTACACGGGCACTGCTTCCGGCGGCACCGTGTTCCCAAGTGATGGCAACAAGGCTGTTCACGATTTCGCCAGCCTGGGCGTGACCGGTAAGGTCAAGATCTCCCAGACCGTGCTGAAGATCGGTACCTTGCAGCCGAACAACCCGGTGATCAAGACCAACGACGGTCGTCTGTTGCCACAAACCTTCCAGGGCGGCGAGATCTCCTCGAACGAGTTCAAGGACCTGACCCTGACTGCTGGCCAGATCGAGCACTCCAAAGGCCGTAACTCCAGCAACAATGAAGGTCTGTCCCTGGCCGGTGCCAACGGCAGCTCGAACTATGACGCAGGTAACTTCGTCAACAAGTTCTACTACGCCGGCGCTGACTACAAAATCAACAAAGACCTGACTGCTTCGTACTACTTCGGCGAGCTGAAGGATTTCTACTCTCAGAACTTCCTGGGCCTGGTCCACAACTGGGCGATCGGTCCTGGCGTCCTGAAAAGTGACCTGCGCTACTACCGCAGCCGTGACAACGGTGCCAACGGTGATACTGCCGGTTACTACACCTCCGGCTACTACTCGGATCATCCGACCAACGCCACCAAGGTCAAAGGTAAGGTCGACAACGACCTGTACAGCTACCTGGCACTGTACTCGGTTGCCGGTCACACCTTCGGTGCTGGCTACCAGTACACCAAGGGCGACAGCGACTTCCCTTGGCTGAACCAAGGTGACGGCTCGTCGAACAGCACCATCACCGACATGCAAATCCAGAAGTTTGCCCGTGCTGGCGAACGTACCTGGCAAGCTCGCTACGCCTATGACTTCGCCAAGATCGGCGTACCTGGCCTGACTGCCGGTGTGGTTTACCTCAAAGGTAGCAACATCGACACCACCGTCGGCGAGCGTAACGAGTGGGAACGCGACCTGACCCTGGCTTACGTTGTTCCAGAAGGTCCGCTGAAAAACCTGGGCGTTGCCTGGAAAAACGCGATGTGGCGTACCGACCTGGCGAACACCCGTTCCCAGGACGAAAACCGCGTAATTCTGAGCTACACCTACGCGTTCAAGTAA
- a CDS encoding peroxiredoxin, producing the protein MSLRLGDIAPDFEQDSSAGKIRFHEWLGDSWGVLFSHPADFTPVCTTELGFTAKLKDEFAKRGVKAIALSVDPVDSHHKWIEDINETQNTIVNFPILADADRKVSDLYDLIHPNASDTLTVRSLFVIDPNKKIRLTITYPASTGRNFHEILRVIDSLQLTDSHKVATPANWQDGDEVVIVPSLKDEEEIKKRFPKGYRAVKPYLRLTPQPNR; encoded by the coding sequence ATGAGCCTCAGACTGGGCGACATCGCCCCCGACTTTGAACAGGATTCCAGCGCCGGCAAGATTCGCTTTCACGAGTGGCTGGGCGATAGCTGGGGTGTACTGTTTTCCCACCCGGCGGACTTCACCCCGGTGTGCACCACCGAGCTGGGCTTCACCGCCAAGCTCAAGGACGAATTCGCCAAGCGTGGCGTCAAGGCCATTGCCCTGTCGGTAGACCCGGTGGACTCGCACCACAAGTGGATCGAAGACATCAACGAAACCCAGAACACCATCGTCAACTTCCCGATCCTGGCCGACGCAGACCGCAAGGTCTCCGACCTGTATGACCTGATCCACCCGAACGCCAGTGACACCCTCACTGTGCGCTCGCTGTTCGTGATTGATCCGAACAAAAAGATTCGCCTGACCATTACCTATCCGGCCAGCACCGGTCGCAACTTCCACGAAATCCTGCGGGTGATCGACTCGCTGCAGCTGACCGACAGCCATAAAGTCGCCACCCCGGCCAACTGGCAGGACGGTGATGAAGTGGTGATCGTGCCGTCGCTCAAGGACGAGGAAGAGATCAAGAAGCGCTTTCCGAAGGGCTACCGGGCGGTGAAGCCGTATCTGCGGCTGACGCCTCAACCAAACCGTTAA
- the ssuE gene encoding NADPH-dependent FMN reductase encodes MLVVTLGGSPSQRSRSGVLLDHTRNWLQQQGVEVVSYQIRDFPAEDLLHARFDSPKIIDLLQQVANADGLVIATPVYKASFSGALKTILDLLPERALAHKIVLPMATGGSIAHMLAVDYALKPVLSALKAQELLHGIFAEDSQIAYGEGSAQAQLVPVLEQRLSEALETFYSAMARRPKPLDPNVLNERLLSARWSI; translated from the coding sequence ATGCTGGTTGTAACACTTGGTGGTAGCCCCAGCCAACGTTCCCGGTCCGGGGTCTTGCTGGATCACACCCGCAACTGGTTGCAGCAACAAGGCGTGGAAGTGGTGAGTTATCAGATACGGGACTTCCCGGCCGAAGACTTGCTGCACGCGCGGTTCGACAGCCCGAAGATCATCGACCTGCTGCAGCAAGTGGCGAACGCCGATGGCCTGGTGATCGCCACGCCGGTGTACAAGGCTTCGTTCTCCGGCGCCCTGAAAACCATCCTCGACCTGCTGCCTGAACGCGCCCTGGCCCACAAAATCGTATTGCCGATGGCCACCGGCGGCAGCATCGCCCACATGCTGGCGGTGGACTACGCGCTGAAGCCGGTGCTGTCGGCATTGAAAGCCCAGGAATTGCTCCACGGGATTTTTGCCGAAGACAGCCAGATCGCCTACGGCGAAGGCAGCGCCCAGGCGCAACTGGTGCCGGTACTGGAACAACGTTTGAGCGAGGCCCTGGAGACGTTCTACAGCGCCATGGCCCGCCGCCCGAAACCCCTTGACCCCAATGTGTTGAATGAACGTTTGTTGAGTGCTCGCTGGAGCATTTAA
- a CDS encoding sulfonate ABC transporter substrate-binding protein, whose amino-acid sequence MRTVILRRGLVALFAAAVSFGAIVQAQAAETLRIGYQKYGTLVLLKAKGSLEKRLAEQGVQVQWTEFPGGPQLLEGLNVGSIDFGVTGETPPVFAQAAGADLLYVAYEPPAPTSEAILVPKDSPIKSVQDLKGKKVVLNKGSNVHYLLVRALEDAGLKYTDVQTVFLPPADARAAFERGSVDAWVIWDPYQAAAEKQLQARTLRDGTGIADNHQFYLATKPYAEKHPEVIKALVEEVRAVGEWSKANPEQVTEQVAPLLGLPADITLTSVKRQGYGALFLTPEVVAAQQKIADSFYQLKLIPKPLNIKDVIWTPPAAVAKAP is encoded by the coding sequence ATGCGCACTGTCATCTTGCGTCGTGGTCTGGTCGCACTGTTTGCTGCGGCTGTGTCCTTCGGCGCCATTGTTCAAGCTCAAGCGGCCGAAACCCTGCGAATCGGCTATCAGAAATACGGCACCCTGGTGCTGCTCAAGGCCAAGGGCTCGCTGGAGAAGCGCCTGGCCGAGCAGGGCGTCCAGGTGCAATGGACTGAGTTTCCCGGCGGCCCACAGTTGCTGGAAGGACTGAACGTCGGCTCCATCGACTTCGGCGTGACGGGCGAAACCCCGCCGGTGTTCGCCCAGGCCGCCGGTGCCGATCTGCTCTACGTCGCCTACGAGCCACCGGCGCCGACCAGTGAAGCGATCTTGGTGCCGAAAGATTCGCCGATCAAATCGGTGCAAGACCTCAAGGGCAAGAAAGTCGTCCTCAACAAAGGCTCCAACGTGCACTACCTGCTGGTGCGTGCCCTGGAAGATGCAGGCCTGAAATACACCGACGTGCAGACCGTCTTCCTGCCGCCCGCCGATGCCCGCGCCGCGTTCGAGCGTGGCAGCGTCGATGCCTGGGTGATCTGGGACCCGTACCAGGCGGCCGCCGAGAAACAGCTGCAAGCCCGCACCCTGCGTGACGGCACCGGCATCGCCGACAACCATCAGTTCTACCTGGCCACCAAGCCTTACGCCGAAAAACACCCTGAGGTGATCAAGGCGCTGGTGGAAGAAGTGCGCGCGGTGGGCGAGTGGTCCAAGGCCAACCCGGAGCAAGTCACCGAACAAGTTGCACCGCTGCTGGGCCTGCCGGCTGACATCACCCTGACCTCGGTGAAACGCCAGGGCTACGGGGCGCTGTTCCTGACCCCGGAAGTGGTTGCCGCGCAGCAGAAAATCGCCGACAGCTTCTACCAACTCAAATTGATCCCCAAACCCTTGAACATCAAGGACGTGATCTGGACGCCACCCGCCGCCGTTGCCAAAGCGCCGTAA
- the ssuD gene encoding FMNH2-dependent alkanesulfonate monooxygenase — translation MSLNIFWFLPTHGDGHYLGTAEGARAVDHGYLQQVAQAADRLGFGGVLIPTGRSCEDSWLVAASLIPVTQRLKFLVALRPGIISPTVAARQAATLDRLSGGRALFNLVTGGDPDELAGDGLFLSHEERYQASVEFTRIWRRVLEGETVDYDGQHISVKGAKLLYPPIQQPRPPLYFGGSSEAAQDLAAEQVEMVLTWGEPPAAVAEKIAQVRAKAAKLGRTVRFGIRLHVIVRETNAEAWQAADKLISHVDDETIARAQASLSRFDSVGQQRMAALHGGSRDNLEVSPNLWAGVGLVRGGAGTALVGDGPTVAARVKEYADLGIDTFIFSGYPHLEESYRVAELLFPHLDIERPELPKGAGYVSPFGEMVANDILPKAASQS, via the coding sequence ATGAGCCTCAATATTTTCTGGTTTCTGCCTACTCACGGCGACGGCCATTACCTTGGCACCGCCGAAGGCGCTCGCGCCGTAGACCACGGTTATCTGCAGCAAGTGGCCCAGGCGGCGGACCGCCTTGGCTTCGGCGGGGTGCTGATCCCTACCGGCCGCTCCTGCGAGGATTCGTGGCTGGTGGCGGCGTCGCTGATTCCGGTGACCCAACGCTTGAAATTCCTTGTCGCGCTGCGCCCCGGGATCATCTCCCCGACGGTGGCTGCGCGTCAGGCCGCGACCCTGGACCGGTTGTCCGGCGGCCGGGCGTTGTTCAACCTGGTGACCGGTGGAGACCCGGATGAATTGGCCGGCGACGGGTTGTTCCTGAGCCATGAAGAGCGTTACCAGGCGTCGGTGGAATTCACCCGCATCTGGCGTCGCGTGCTGGAAGGCGAAACCGTCGATTACGACGGCCAGCACATCAGCGTCAAAGGCGCCAAATTGCTCTACCCGCCGATCCAGCAACCGCGTCCGCCGCTGTATTTCGGTGGCTCCTCCGAAGCGGCCCAGGACCTGGCTGCAGAACAAGTGGAAATGGTGTTGACCTGGGGCGAGCCACCGGCTGCGGTGGCGGAAAAGATCGCACAGGTTCGCGCCAAGGCCGCCAAGCTCGGGCGTACCGTGCGCTTCGGCATTCGCCTGCATGTGATCGTGCGTGAAACCAACGCCGAAGCCTGGCAGGCCGCGGACAAACTGATCTCCCATGTGGACGATGAAACCATCGCTCGCGCCCAGGCCTCGCTGTCGCGCTTTGACTCCGTGGGTCAGCAACGCATGGCCGCCTTGCACGGCGGCAGCCGCGACAACCTGGAAGTCAGCCCCAACCTGTGGGCCGGCGTCGGCCTGGTGCGCGGCGGTGCCGGCACAGCCCTGGTGGGCGATGGTCCGACCGTGGCGGCACGGGTGAAGGAATACGCTGATCTGGGCATCGACACCTTTATCTTCTCCGGTTATCCACACCTGGAAGAGTCGTATCGCGTTGCGGAGCTGCTGTTCCCGCACCTGGACATCGAACGTCCCGAGTTGCCCAAAGGCGCCGGTTACGTCAGCCCGTTCGGCGAAATGGTCGCCAACGACATCCTTCCCAAAGCTGCGTCCCAGAGCTGA
- the ssuC gene encoding aliphatic sulfonate ABC transporter permease SsuC translates to MNLEKLSHRLAPWALPILLLAVWQLSVSAGWLSTRILPAPSAVIEAGISLVRSGEIWTHLAISGWRAGLGFVIGGSIGLALGFITGLSTWGERLLDSSVQMIRNVPHLALIPLVILWFGIDETAKIFLVALGTLFPIYLNTYHGIRNVDPALVEMARSYGLSGFSLFRQVILPGALPSILVGVRFALGFMWLTLIVAETISASSGIGYLAMNAREFLQTDVVVLAIVLYAVLGKLADLAARGLERVWLRWHPAYQVNKGGAA, encoded by the coding sequence ATGAACCTTGAAAAATTAAGTCATCGATTGGCGCCCTGGGCGCTGCCGATCCTGTTGCTGGCGGTATGGCAGTTGTCGGTGTCGGCCGGTTGGTTGTCGACACGTATTCTGCCGGCACCCAGCGCGGTGATCGAAGCCGGTATCAGCCTGGTCCGCAGCGGCGAAATCTGGACGCACCTGGCCATCAGTGGCTGGCGTGCGGGCCTGGGTTTTGTGATCGGCGGCAGTATCGGCCTGGCCCTGGGCTTTATCACCGGCCTGTCGACCTGGGGTGAACGCCTGCTGGACAGCTCGGTGCAGATGATCCGCAACGTGCCGCACCTGGCGCTGATCCCGTTGGTGATCCTATGGTTCGGCATCGACGAGACGGCGAAGATATTTCTGGTCGCCCTCGGCACGCTGTTCCCGATCTACCTCAACACCTACCACGGCATCCGCAACGTCGACCCGGCGCTGGTAGAAATGGCCCGCAGTTATGGCTTGTCCGGTTTCAGCCTGTTTCGCCAAGTGATTTTGCCGGGCGCCTTGCCTTCGATTCTGGTGGGCGTGCGCTTCGCGCTGGGCTTTATGTGGCTGACGCTGATCGTTGCGGAAACCATCTCCGCCAGTTCGGGCATTGGCTACCTGGCGATGAACGCCCGGGAGTTCCTGCAAACCGACGTGGTGGTACTGGCCATCGTGCTGTACGCCGTGCTCGGCAAGCTGGCAGACCTGGCGGCGCGTGGCCTGGAGCGTGTCTGGTTGCGCTGGCACCCGGCCTATCAAGTGAATAAAGGAGGTGCGGCATGA
- the ssuB gene encoding aliphatic sulfonates ABC transporter ATP-binding protein, protein MTAQQPPRLLRGIPLAVRKLRKAFGAREVLKEIDLHIPAGQFVAVVGRSGCGKSTLLRLLAGLDKASGGELLAGSAPLSDAIEDTRLMFQEARLLPWKKIIDNVGLGLKGNWRPQALEALEAVGLAERANEWPAALSGGQKQRVALARALIHQPRLLLLDEPLGALDALTRIEMQQLIENLWQKHGFTVLLVTHDVSEAVAIADRVILIEDGEIGLDLHVELPRPRVRGSHRLAALETEVLNRVLSLPGTPPEPEPVSPLPTQLRWAQ, encoded by the coding sequence ATGACCGCTCAACAACCTCCACGCCTGCTGCGGGGCATTCCCCTGGCAGTGCGCAAGTTGCGCAAGGCTTTCGGCGCGCGGGAAGTGCTGAAGGAAATCGACCTGCACATCCCGGCCGGTCAATTCGTCGCGGTCGTGGGCCGTAGCGGCTGCGGCAAAAGTACCTTGCTGCGCCTGCTGGCGGGCCTGGACAAAGCCAGCGGTGGCGAATTGCTCGCCGGTTCCGCGCCGCTGAGCGATGCGATTGAAGACACGCGGTTGATGTTCCAGGAAGCGCGCCTGCTGCCGTGGAAAAAGATCATCGACAACGTGGGCCTGGGCCTCAAGGGCAACTGGCGCCCGCAGGCGTTGGAAGCGCTGGAAGCGGTCGGCCTGGCCGAGCGCGCCAATGAGTGGCCGGCGGCGTTGTCCGGTGGCCAGAAGCAGCGCGTGGCCCTGGCCCGCGCCTTGATCCACCAACCACGTCTGTTGCTGCTGGACGAACCGCTGGGGGCCCTGGATGCCCTGACCCGGATCGAGATGCAGCAACTGATCGAGAACCTCTGGCAGAAGCACGGCTTCACCGTGCTGCTGGTGACCCACGACGTCAGCGAAGCCGTGGCCATTGCCGATCGGGTGATTTTGATCGAAGACGGCGAAATCGGCCTCGACCTGCACGTGGAACTCCCACGTCCGCGGGTGCGTGGCTCCCACCGCCTGGCGGCGCTGGAAACCGAAGTGCTTAACCGTGTGTTGTCGCTGCCCGGCACCCCGCCGGAACCCGAACCTGTTTCACCGCTGCCTACGCAATTGCGTTGGGCTCAATAA
- a CDS encoding TOBE domain-containing protein: MTIKAINVRNQFKGTIKEIVEGDVLSEIDVQTASGIVTSVITTRSVKELELVIGSEVIAFVKSTEVSIAKL, encoded by the coding sequence ATGACTATTAAAGCCATCAACGTACGTAACCAGTTCAAAGGCACCATCAAGGAAATCGTCGAAGGCGACGTGCTGTCGGAAATCGACGTACAGACCGCGTCCGGCATCGTCACTTCCGTGATCACCACGCGCTCGGTGAAAGAGCTGGAACTGGTGATTGGCAGCGAAGTGATTGCCTTCGTTAAGTCCACCGAGGTGTCGATCGCCAAGTTGTGA
- a CDS encoding TetR/AcrR family transcriptional regulator, translated as MNRPVAPRKPRARSQARIDAILDAARTLLAAEGVASLSIYSVAERAQIPPSSVYHFFASVPALLEALTADVHAAFRAAIQAPIDHDSLKHWRDLSCVVEQRMLSIYSNDAAARQLILAQHGLTEVTQADRQHDLELGNLMYEVFNRHFEVPSLPADVDVFALALELSDRVYARSVHQHGQITPRMAEEGMRVFDAYVGLYLPAFLPKRVVTA; from the coding sequence ATGAATCGCCCCGTCGCCCCTCGCAAACCCCGCGCCCGCAGCCAGGCCCGGATCGACGCGATCCTCGACGCCGCCCGCACCTTGCTGGCCGCCGAAGGCGTGGCGAGCCTGTCGATCTACAGCGTGGCCGAACGGGCGCAGATTCCGCCGTCATCGGTGTACCACTTCTTCGCCAGCGTGCCGGCGTTGCTGGAGGCGCTGACCGCTGATGTCCATGCAGCCTTTCGCGCGGCCATTCAGGCGCCCATCGATCATGACTCACTCAAGCACTGGCGCGACCTGTCCTGCGTGGTGGAGCAGCGCATGCTCAGCATCTACAGCAACGACGCCGCCGCACGGCAATTGATCCTGGCCCAGCACGGGCTGACCGAAGTGACACAGGCCGACCGCCAGCACGACCTGGAGTTGGGAAACCTGATGTATGAGGTGTTCAACCGGCACTTCGAGGTGCCGAGCCTGCCCGCCGATGTCGACGTGTTTGCCCTGGCCCTGGAGCTGAGCGACCGGGTCTATGCGCGCTCGGTGCACCAGCACGGGCAAATCACCCCGCGCATGGCCGAGGAAGGCATGCGGGTATTTGATGCGTATGTGGGGCTTTATCTGCCGGCGTTCCTGCCCAAGCGGGTGGTCACTGCCTGA
- a CDS encoding glutamine synthetase family protein encodes MSVPPRAVQLNEANAFLKDHPEVLYVDLLIADMNGVVRGKRIERTSLHKVYEKGINLPASLFALDINGSTVESTGLGLDIGDADRICYPIPDTLCNEPWQKRPTAQLLMTMHELEGEPFFADPREVLRQVVSKFDDLGLTICAAFELEFYLIDQENVNGRPQPPRSPISGKRPHSTQVYLIDDLDEYVDCLQDILEGAKEQGIPADAIVKESAPAQFEVNLHHVADPIKACDYAVLLKRLIKNIAYDHEMDTTFMAKPYPGQAGNGLHVHISILDKDGKNIFASEDPEQNAALRHAIGGVLETLPAQMAFLCPNVNSYRRFGAQFYVPNSPCWGLDNRTVAIRVPTGSSDAVRIEHRVAGADANPYLLMASVLAGVHHGLTNKIEPGAPVEGNSYEQNEQSLPNNLRDALRELDDSEVMAKYIDPKYIDIFVACKESELEEFEHSISDLEYNWYLHTV; translated from the coding sequence ATGTCGGTACCCCCGCGTGCCGTTCAGCTTAACGAAGCGAACGCGTTCCTTAAGGATCATCCTGAGGTTCTGTACGTAGACCTTCTAATTGCGGATATGAATGGTGTGGTGCGCGGCAAGCGCATCGAACGCACCAGCCTCCACAAGGTTTACGAGAAGGGCATTAACCTGCCTGCCTCTCTATTTGCCCTGGATATCAACGGCTCAACGGTGGAAAGCACCGGCCTGGGTCTGGACATCGGTGATGCTGACCGAATCTGTTATCCAATCCCCGACACCCTGTGCAATGAACCCTGGCAAAAGCGCCCAACCGCGCAACTGCTGATGACCATGCACGAACTCGAAGGTGAACCTTTCTTCGCCGATCCTCGCGAAGTCCTCCGCCAAGTTGTAAGCAAATTTGACGACCTCGGTCTGACCATCTGCGCCGCATTCGAGCTGGAGTTCTACCTGATTGACCAGGAGAACGTGAATGGCCGGCCACAACCGCCCCGCTCGCCGATCTCCGGCAAACGCCCGCACTCGACACAGGTCTACCTGATCGACGACCTCGACGAATACGTCGACTGCCTCCAGGACATTCTGGAAGGTGCAAAAGAGCAAGGCATCCCTGCCGACGCCATCGTCAAGGAAAGTGCCCCGGCGCAGTTCGAAGTGAACCTGCACCACGTTGCCGACCCCATCAAGGCCTGCGACTACGCGGTACTGCTCAAGCGCCTGATCAAGAACATCGCCTACGACCATGAGATGGACACCACCTTCATGGCCAAGCCTTACCCGGGCCAGGCAGGCAACGGTTTACACGTGCACATTTCGATCCTGGACAAGGACGGCAAGAACATCTTTGCCAGCGAGGATCCCGAGCAGAACGCCGCATTGCGTCACGCGATCGGCGGTGTGCTGGAGACCCTACCCGCCCAAATGGCGTTCCTGTGCCCTAACGTCAACTCCTACCGTCGTTTCGGCGCACAGTTCTACGTGCCGAACTCGCCGTGCTGGGGCCTGGATAACCGCACCGTGGCGATTCGCGTACCGACCGGCTCGTCCGACGCCGTACGTATCGAACACCGTGTGGCCGGCGCCGACGCCAACCCTTACCTGCTGATGGCTTCGGTATTGGCGGGCGTGCATCACGGCCTGACCAACAAGATCGAGCCTGGCGCACCGGTGGAAGGCAACAGCTACGAGCAGAACGAACAGAGCCTGCCGAACAACCTGCGCGATGCCCTGCGCGAGTTGGACGACAGCGAGGTGATGGCCAAGTACATCGATCCTAAATACATCGATATCTTCGTCGCCTGTAAGGAAAGTGAGCTGGAAGAGTTCGAACACTCCATCTCCGACCTTGAGTACAACTGGTACCTGCATACCGTGTAA
- a CDS encoding gamma-glutamyl-gamma-aminobutyrate hydrolase family protein — protein MSRLPLIGVTACSKQVGLHAYHISGDKYVRAVATAAKGLPLIIPSLADLLDPANILDGLDGILFTGSPSNIEPFHYDGPASAPGTAHDSARDQTTLPLLRAAIAAGVPVLGICRGFQEMNVAFGGSLHQKVHEVPGMMDHREDDTQPLDIQYGPAHPVTISPNGVLASLGLPPTIQVNSIHSQGIDRLAPGFQVEATAPDGLIEGFSIPAGKAFALGVQWHPEWQVSSNPHYLAIFQAFGNACRKRVMQRDADAASTYA, from the coding sequence ATGTCTCGCCTGCCGTTAATCGGCGTCACCGCCTGCTCCAAACAGGTCGGTCTGCATGCTTATCACATCAGTGGCGACAAATACGTCCGTGCAGTGGCCACCGCTGCCAAGGGCTTGCCATTGATCATTCCGTCCCTGGCGGACCTGCTCGACCCGGCCAATATTCTTGACGGCCTGGACGGCATTCTTTTTACCGGATCACCTTCCAATATCGAACCCTTTCACTACGACGGTCCGGCCAGCGCGCCCGGGACTGCTCATGATTCTGCACGGGACCAAACCACCCTGCCGCTGCTGCGTGCCGCCATCGCGGCAGGCGTTCCGGTGCTGGGGATTTGCCGTGGCTTCCAGGAAATGAACGTGGCGTTTGGCGGCAGCCTGCACCAGAAGGTTCACGAAGTGCCGGGCATGATGGATCACCGCGAAGACGACACCCAGCCGCTGGACATCCAGTATGGCCCGGCGCACCCGGTGACGATCTCCCCGAATGGGGTATTGGCAAGCCTGGGCTTGCCGCCGACGATCCAGGTCAACTCGATTCATTCCCAGGGCATCGATCGCCTGGCGCCGGGTTTTCAGGTCGAGGCCACCGCCCCGGATGGCTTGATCGAAGGCTTTTCGATCCCCGCGGGCAAGGCTTTTGCTTTAGGAGTGCAATGGCACCCCGAATGGCAGGTAAGCTCTAACCCGCACTACCTCGCAATCTTCCAGGCATTTGGCAATGCCTGTCGAAAGCGGGTGATGCAACGCGACGCGGATGCTGCGTCAACTTACGCCTGA